TCCCTTCCATAGGAGCCTTCAGCCATCTCCTTAGCCTCTCTCATTCCCTCCCTCTCTCatgtaatattttctgttgtatCTTCTTTCTCTAGATTTGAAACATCCTGACCCTTTCAAGGCACCAGAATCCtccaaaaaataataataataataataaaaaattcccTTTTAAAGCATCTTAAATATGTCTGTTGTTTTAATCCACATCCCAATAtatttactgtgcttttttgATAGCGGTTAATTATGAAACTTGTATTTGTTGTGAATACTGCCTTCATTTGCTGAGATCCCTGGAATTATTCACAGAAAGAAGTGTTACTTTGTATGAGTAGGGTGAGAGGATCCAGTTTTGAATAAAGGAGTGTGTCTGAGTACCCCTAAATTTCACTGTCCAATAAGGGAGGTGAAGAAGCCCAGTGCTATGTCACCCTCTGAACAAAAATTGCTGAACCACTTTTGTCTGCTTTGGGGCTCATTACAGTAACAAAGGTTAGTATGCTTAAGCATTAAAACTTTCATAAGCTTAGATCTGAAATGGAATGCTGTCATTATTAACAATTCAGTAGAATTCTAGGtagtatattttatttcatgctgtGACTaagagcactgaaatattttcaatactTTATCTAAGACGAAGGAAAATTCAGTAAACCTCCACTCACTTCTGTTCCCCCTTCACTTTTATCACGGGATTTTTATGATTAAAATTTCCATCTTTGCCACTTGCATTAAAGCTGGGCCATTCCACAGAAGGCCAGGTACAGAAAATCACTTGTGTGGAAGCTAGGAATTAGCTGTTCcactaagaaaaatgaaatgctctgAGTGTGAGAAGCTAAGCCTTCGTTACTTACCAACCCTTCAGGTGGAGAAAAAACATGGTAGTTTAAGATTTAAACTTCTGCAGTTCTGTACATATGGAATGTTGTCTCGTGGtaagagaggaaacaaaaggagctgggattgtttagcaGAGTTCAGTTATTAATATATCAAATCAGACTGGTAACAAACTGTTTCTCTTGCTGCATTAGTAGGAATTGACTGCAGGAGTTTCTTGACTAGAAATGTCTCAAGGTCAAcggaaaatattttgagaagagATGGTACAATACAGTTTCAGGAAGGGCTTTTTAGTGTGTAGGTACTGTTCAATTCTTCACTCTCGTCAAAGTTTTGGGTTTTTCACATTGTGTAGGCAACCCAGTATATAACATTGACTGCTGCAAAGGCTGCTGGGAACACTGCTCTGGCATATATATCAATGGTATCAGCATCAATGGGCTTAAAGAGGGACTTCAGACCACTCTTTTTATCCAGTTTCATCTCTTGCTGCTGTTTAGTCTCTCCAGTCTCTATTTCTATTGTGCCATATGATCCAGGCAGACTTCTGGGGATTCGGTGCTGCCTGTTGGAGATGGCCAGTTCCTGGCTCACACCAGCtatggaaagggaaaacagaacaatgGCATTCTTCACGTTTATctgcaaaggaaagaggaaaatctaTAACAGCACTTTATAGAGCAATGGTACTTCATCCAAACTACCCGTGATCCTGACATGGTGAAATATACATGAGAGTGATAAATGGTATTTATCGTTTGCTTTGGCAGAAAGACCTCTGAAAGCTTCTGTGCTACCACATCTAAGGTCTGGCTATAAATATATTTTCGAAGTATAAGTCTTGAGACagactttgcatttcttcttatttGTTCTCCTTTATTCTCTATTTCCCATCTTAAATACAGCAACAAATCGTGCAAGGATACGTTGCAGTTAATGTAGTGCTAACTGTGCATTAACAGTTACATTCAGCTGCTTGCTATATTAACATGACAGAAGTATCAGAGTATTGGAAAGGGTGCTAGATAATCTAATCTAGGCTCTGTTTTCCTATGAAGAGCTGGACCTGATGGTCTTTcgaggtcctttccaacctgggCTGTTCTATAATAGTGATTCTATTAAAAGAATTTCCTTCCACAGGGAGAAAACATTGCAGTGCAGAGCCATTGCTTTTGCAAATCTTTTCACACTACTTGGCTTACTGACCTCTCCACTCTGCCTTCTCGCCTTGATcttgttcttctgctttttcatgtAGTCAGCATTGAAATGTGCAAAAGCATATTCTACCAGTGCAGCGAAGACAAACACATAGCATATCCAGAAGTAAACGTCAAGTGCCTTGATGGCAGATGCTCGTGGAAGCGAAGATCGGGCACTGACCATCAGCGTAGTCATTGTAAGAACAGTAGTTATACCTGCAGTGTGGAATGAGGAAGCTCCTTTAGGTTTCATAGTACACCTTAATAAGTGCATTTACCAACCTGAAACTGAGGAATACTTTTCACAGTAGAAGACCCTTAATAGTATGGTTCCTGAGTTTCCAAATGGGATTTAAAGAGCTTGTAAGGACTGTACGTTTGTATGACTAAGGCAGCTTTGAGCATCTCATCCTTGGTTTTCTTCTAGTTCTggataaataaaacagaagaatccCTCTCAAAAACTTTTGGGTCTGGGCTTGCGACCCGTACTTGGGCAAGCAGACTAACAAGCTCTAGGAACACTTTTTTGTCACAGTTCCAGTTTCCAGATCAATTCTTTTCTGTGACTGCCTTACCTTCACTATTGCTTTTAGCCATCTTTAGATGTTTGCGTTCATTATTGAGGTAGCTGCTCTGATAGCATGACAGAAATTAAAGCagggaggaaatattttaaaggacGCTCTCTTCCGCAAACTTAAACACAGTATTCATAAATGCATCTGAATGGAAAAGGGTGCACGAGAGAGCATAATTACAACGTCAGCGTACCCCTTCCTGGTAGATCCCCAAACTGTCTGTCTTACCCAGTGACACCCTGGCAGGCACAGCTGACTGACTGATCCAGAAGGACACCCACGACATGGCCACTAGTAAGATTGAAGGGACATAGGACTGAATGATGTAGACTCCTCGATTTCGCCGAAGGTGGAAGTGGAGACTCAGCCTGGGAAACTGACCTGCTGACCAAAAGAGGAGACAAAGGAAGATTCCGACTGCGTGAGCTGCAGTTCCACTGATATGCAAAAGAGCATTTCCTACAGTGATGCAGATCTACATTCTTAAACAACGTTCTTTTGGCCAGGGATCACAAAAAAGCTTTTATGAATCTTTTTTGATTCGTCCTCATAAACCTTGCGTGAGGGTTCATGCAGCTCTCGTCGGCACAGTTAGCTAAGAATAGGTCAAATGATTTGTCTCAGGTCATATCAATGCCAGATCTGAAAATATAATCACGAGTCTTCTCGAATAACAGTATTGCTTCAAAATGTGTACTGTCTTATCATCTGCTGTAGAAAGTCCTCCAGATActaaatttagattttttaaaaggcCAAGTTAATTTCAAACTCAAAAAAGAGCTTAGAGGAGATGTGCAGCATAAATGAGGATCTGAATACATGAAAGAGGATGAAAAAtcagcaggaaagaaatgacTCCAATCTTTTACAAACATTGCAATAAAGCCAGTGATATACATACACACCACTGACTTCTACTGGGTAGAATTAGAATGATTTGACTGTACGTCATAAGCCTCATAACATCAGGTCTAATGGAAATTTTCCTTATCCAAAGTTGCAAATTAGGTCAGGAAAATGGGAGTTACACCTTATCAAGCACTGTCTGACTATTCCATGCAGTATTTTCTCAAGCATTTAGAGCTAAACGACATAATATGCTACAGTGGCTACCTGAAAGCTAAAGGTTACCATTTTTTGCAAACATGAGCTACAGAAATTTCATACTAGAAACCTGACAGATTATTTAAAGTAGTTACTTAAGAGGAGGGATTTTCTGTTATACGAATAGATTTTCTCGTATGAAAAGAATATCAGATACTGTCCCTGAATTGAAGACAGATCTTGTTACCAGATTTGAAGTTCATCAGTTCCGTTGTAAACTGGTAATTGGTAATTGTGAACTGAGCAAGCTGCAGCTTATCCAGCCCATGGATCTCATCCTGGTTTTCTGACCAGTGGTAGACAATGTCCTCTGAAGAGTAACCATCTgccaaaagaaagcagattaaATGCAAAGCTtgggaaagaaattaagaaccTAGAGGGCTCGTTGTGGAAGTGCTGTAATTCCTCTGCTACAGTGATTTTCATTGGTCCCATTGCAAACATGCTGTGATTCAGTCTAGATAGTTCACTATCCTGGCAACATCAGTGTTTCCAGGATCCCATCAGGGGTAGCTTTCCTACAGGGAGAATAATCCGAGCTGATTTGCACTGACTAACCACATGTGGTATGGCACAGTGCACTTCAGTGTCATGAGAAATACCCAAACTCTCTGAAAAAGCTCAGTGCATGCTCACCTAGAGCAGACTACTGCTACTGTAATGCTCAAACTAGGCTACCTGGTccagctggagaagagcagtATAGCACAGACCCATGTCCATTCTCAAATGAAGAAGCTAGCTTCACAATCAGCATGTATATCAGGCCATTAATTGCTGTAGTTTGGCATGGGTGTCAGCTGGAAGAGAGGTACAGGGTACCAGGCACAGGAAAGA
The sequence above is a segment of the Numida meleagris isolate 19003 breed g44 Domestic line chromosome 20, NumMel1.0, whole genome shotgun sequence genome. Coding sequences within it:
- the GABRD gene encoding gamma-aminobutyric acid receptor subunit delta isoform X3, yielding MTDIGDYIGSNIEISWLPNLDDLMKGYARNFRPGIGGPPVNVALAIEVASIDHISEVNMEYTMTVFLHQSWRDDRLSYNHTNETLGLDSRFVDKLWLPDTFIVNAKSAWFHDVTVENKLIRLQPDGVILYSIRITSTVACDMDLSKYPMDEQECMLDLESYGYSSEDIVYHWSENQDEIHGLDKLQLAQFTITNYQFTTELMNFKSAGQFPRLSLHFHLRRNRGVYIIQSYVPSILLVAMSWVSFWISQSAVPARVSLGITTVLTMTTLMVSARSSLPRASAIKALDVYFWICYVFVFAALVEYAFAHFNADYMKKQKNKIKARRQSGEINVKNAIVLFSLSIAGVSQELAISNRQHRIPRSLPGSYGTIEIETGETKQQQEMKLDKKSGLKSLFKPIDADTIDIYARAVFPAAFAAVNVIYWVAYTM
- the GABRD gene encoding gamma-aminobutyric acid receptor subunit delta isoform X1; translation: MEFLTWVFPALVLLCTQQHRCIRAMTDIGDYIGSNIEISWLPNLDDLMKGYARNFRPGIGGPPVNVALAIEVASIDHISEVNMEYTMTVFLHQSWRDDRLSYNHTNETLGLDSRFVDKLWLPDTFIVNAKSAWFHDVTVENKLIRLQPDGVILYSIRITSTVACDMDLSKYPMDEQECMLDLESYGYSSEDIVYHWSENQDEIHGLDKLQLAQFTITNYQFTTELMNFKSAGQFPRLSLHFHLRRNRGVYIIQSYVPSILLVAMSWVSFWISQSAVPARVSLGITTVLTMTTLMVSARSSLPRASAIKALDVYFWICYVFVFAALVEYAFAHFNADYMKKQKNKIKARRQSGEINVKNAIVLFSLSIAGVSQELAISNRQHRIPRSLPGSYGTIEIETGETKQQQEMKLDKKSGLKSLFKPIDADTIDIYARAVFPAAFAAVNVIYWVAYTM
- the GABRD gene encoding gamma-aminobutyric acid receptor subunit delta isoform X2; the encoded protein is MEFLTWVFPALVLLCTQQHRCIRAMTDIGDYIGSNIEISWLPNLDDLMKGYARNFRPGIGGPPVNVALAIEVASIDHISEVNMEYTMTVFLHQSWRDDRLSYNHTNETLGLDSRFVDKLWLPDTFIVNAKSAWFHDVTVENKLIRLQPDGVILYSIRITSTVACDMDLSKYPMDEQECMLDLESYGYSSEDIVYHWSENQDEIHGLDKLQLAQFTITNYQFTTELMNFKSGQFPRLSLHFHLRRNRGVYIIQSYVPSILLVAMSWVSFWISQSAVPARVSLGITTVLTMTTLMVSARSSLPRASAIKALDVYFWICYVFVFAALVEYAFAHFNADYMKKQKNKIKARRQSGEINVKNAIVLFSLSIAGVSQELAISNRQHRIPRSLPGSYGTIEIETGETKQQQEMKLDKKSGLKSLFKPIDADTIDIYARAVFPAAFAAVNVIYWVAYTM